In a single window of the Arachis hypogaea cultivar Tifrunner chromosome 6, arahy.Tifrunner.gnm2.J5K5, whole genome shotgun sequence genome:
- the LOC112696009 gene encoding kinesin-like protein KIN-14L has translation MENCLRSRVHDINMASRKAEEAAWRRYEATQWLESQVGPLGISKQPSERELISCLRNGLILCKVINKIYPGSVPKVVDNPVASQSFTWDSQPLPAFQYFENVRNFLDAAEELKLPAFEASDLERDSVDMGSASKVVDCILSLKALQELKKTNSENGSSNRHLRSPLLMQSASRIHSRATAAFPSDACKRLDLSATWEKVHSVESNFQKREEENVELLVKLLVDRILEAKENMDGNFAASLRNENMDPVKLFKQIMTNFCGVKLPTKSSELPTPLNDSTKERSSVLHCCTSTPPLSDASLVPESSKCNRGCTGKCICNQKHLLALQENELQDLKALKLKIKNDFEDMQSQVQSFFNELGSQVEDMATKAGGYNRVVEENRKLFNMVQDLKGNIRVYCRIRPSFQAESKNIIDFIGEDGSLFILDPSKTLKDGRKLFQFNRVFGPKAGQDEVFKDTQPLIRSVMDGYNVCIFAYGQTGSGKTYTMSGPSGGTSKDMGINYLALNDLFRMSNDRKDIMTYDIYVQMVEIYNEQVRDLLAEDKTDNKLEIRSCNDDGLSLPDATLRPVTSTTDVLTLMKLGEVNRAVSSTALNNRSSRSHSVLTVHVHGKDTSRNTIRSCLHLVDLAGSERVDKSEVTGERLKEAQFINKSLSCLGDVITALAQKNSHIPYRNSKLTLLLQDSLGGHAKTLMFAHVSPEADSFGETTSTLKFAQRVSTVELGIARMNKETSEIMQLKEQVESLKLALANKEAQKSVFSRPKEPYTPSEKPTMKTPLRSRRLSIENCSTVKGEKSLNPEDKDKAACKSPSFVPRSRRLSLEGSKSNIKKDSASSDVSKTLQYESVLVQKYRPPQDPEAASKLYGHFSNGMSRPDSQAKAPRSPTSMTYQKRLIKVDEGIKIHPLVLPQTPEPTMPDINDVHSVMQTTKGMSSTNGKGSLRRSLRTIGKLINGPEKRNQQQNLVEVKSPIKGASHANDVRSSVTAVERTQRRQSLTGIHGSGPNRRSSLGGKPVPYEKERNARTPPPAAAKTSKRWL, from the exons CGTTCGGAACTTTCTTGATGCTGCAGAAGAACTAAAGCTTCCAGCTTTTGAAGCTTCTGATCTTGAAAGG gATAGTGTAGATATGGGATCAGCATCAAAAGTTGTTGATTGCATTCTATCACTTAAAGCACTTCAAGAGTTGAAGAAGACAAACAGTGAGAATGGATCCTCCAACAGGCACTTAAGATCTCCATTACTTATGCAGTCAGCCAGTAGAATTCATTCGAGAGCCACGGCTGCGTTTCCCTCCGATGCATGTAAGCGATTGGATTTGTCTGCCACATGGGAAAAAGTGCATTCTGTTGAGAGTAATTTTCAGAAACGAGAAG AGGAAAATGTAGAACTACTTGTGAAGCTACTGGTCGATCGCATCTTGGAAgccaaagaaaatatggatggaAACTTTGCTGCTTCTCTTCGTAACGAAAATATG GATCCTGTAAAACTATTTAAGCAAATCATGACAAACTTTTGTGGGGTAAAGCTACCGACGAAATCCTCTGAG CTGCCAACGCCACTAAATGATTCCACAAAAGAAAGAAGTAGCGTACTTCATTGTTGCACTTCCACTCCTCCATTATCAGATGCTTCATTAGTGCCTGAAAGTTCAAAG TGTAATAGAGGTTGCACTGGAAAGTGCATTTGCAATCAGAAGCATCTCTTAGCATTGCAAGAAAATGAACTTCAG GATCTCAAGGCTTTAAAGTTGAAAATCAAGAATGATTTTGAGGACATGCAATCACAAGTTCAGAGTTTTTTTAATGAACTCG GGAGTCAAGTAGAGGATATGGCAACTAAAGCTGGTGGATACAACAGAGTAGTAGAAGAGAATAGGAAATTATTTAACATGGTTCAAGATCTGAAAG GTAATATTCGAGTTTACTGCAGAATCAGACCCTCATTCCAGGCTGAATCCAAGAATATTATTGATTTCATTGGGGAGGATGGTTCTCTATTCATTTTAGATCCATCCAAAACATTGAAAGATGGAAGGAAACTTTTTCAGTTCAATCGGGTTTTTGGTCCAAAGGCTGGCCAAG ATGAGGTGTTTAAGGACACTCAGCCGTTAATTAGATCCGTGATGGATGGATATAATGTTTGTATTTTCGCATATGGTCAAACTGGATCTGGGAAGACATACACCATG AGTGGTCCATCAGGTGGAACCTCTAAGGATATGGGGATCAATTATCTCGCTCTTAACGATTTGTTTCGAATGTCTAATGACAGGAAAGACATTATGACATATGACATTTATGTTCAAATGGTCGAGATTTACAATGAACAAGTTAGAGACCTACTTGCTGAGGACAAAACAGATAATAAATTAGAGATTAGGAGCTGCAATGATGATGGATTGAGTCTTCCTGATGCTACATTGCGTCCTGTGACATCTACAACTGATGTTCTGACCCTCATGAAACTCGGCGAGGTCAACCGTGCTGTCAGTTCCACTGCACTGAACAATAGGAGTAGTCGTTCCCAcag TGTACTCACCGTGCATGTTCACGGAAAAGATACATCCCGTAACACCATTCGCAGTTGTCTGCATTTGGTAGACCTTGCCGGAAGTGAACGAGTAGACAAGTCAGAAGTCACAGGGGAAAGACTAAAGGAAGCACAATTCATTAACAAATCTCTTTCTTGTTTGGGAGATGTGATCACAGCACTAGCTCAAAAGAATTCTCACATTCCATATAGAAATAGCAAACTCACACTTCTTTTGCAGGACTCCTTAG GTGGTCATGCCAAAACCTTGATGTTTGCTCATGTGAGTCCGGAAGCAGATTCCTTTGGTGAAACAACGAGTACTCTAAAGTTCGCTCAGCGCGTTTCAACTGTGGAACTCGGGATAGCACGTATGAACAAAGAAACCAGTGAAATTATGCAACTTAAAGAACAG GTTGAGAGTCTTAAGCTGGCATTGGCAAACAAGGAAGCTCAGAAATCAGTGTTCAGCAGACCCAAAGAACCATACACTCCATCAGAGAAACCAACCATGAAAACTCCATTGCGTTCTAGAAGACTCAGTATTGAGAATTGCAGCACAGTGAAGGGCGAAAAATCATTGAATCCTGAGGATAAGGATAAAGCTGCATGTAAATCGCCTTCGTTTGTACCTCGTTCGAGAAGATTGAGTTTGGAAGGCTCCAAGAGCAACATCAAGAAAGACAGTGCGTCATCCGATGTTAGCAAGACTTTACAGTATGAGTCTGTGCTTGTGCAGAAATATCGTCCACCACAAGATCCAGAAGCTGCGTCAAAGCTTTATGGACACTTCAGCAATGGCATGTCCAGGCCAGATTCGCAGGCCAAAGCTCCGCGAAGTCCTACAAGCATGACCTACCAAAAGAGACTGATAAAAGTAGATGAAGGGATCAAAATTCATCCTCTTGTACTACCTCAGACGCCGGAACCAACAATGCCGGATATCAATGATGTGCATAGTGTTATGCAGACAACAAAGGGAATGAGTAGCACAAATGGAAAAGGTTCCTTGAGAAGATCCTTGAGAACAATCGGAAAACTTATTAATGGCCCTGAAAAGAG GAACCAACAACAGAATTTGGTTGAAGTAAAGTCTCCAATCAAGGGTGCTAGCCATGCAAATGATGTAAGATCATCGGTTACAGCTGTAGAAAGGACACAGAGGAGGCAATCACTAACTGGAATTCATGGATCCGGGCCGAATCGAAGATCTTCGCTTGGAGGGAAGCCGGTACCAT ATGAGAAGGAGAGAAATGCTAGAACACCTCCTCCGGCAGCGGCGAAGACCTCAAAACGGTGGTTGTAG
- the LOC112696008 gene encoding xylan glycosyltransferase MUCI21, with translation MVHYHRYHQPRKASDPIITKDEESQQNLVMDCSTSSYYKRTRPKLLSFLFLITFLSCCYVLAPLFLPPSFTFSLLYSPATENDALVVNDSMCSSVSSGTICCDRTGYRSDICLMKGDIRTHSPSSSIFLYNSGIINNVSRNVGAEKGKGDQILQHERIRPYTRKWEKSVMETIDELNLISKRVNFGNSGHGCDVKHDVPAVFFSNGGYTGNVYHEFNDGIIPLYITSQHFNKKVVFVILEYHNWWITKYGDILSHLSDYPAIDFRGDNRTHCFPEAIVGLRIHDELTVDLALMQRNKSIVDFRNLLDKAYWPRIHGLIQDEEREAQEKLRKQLSSSPSSESEPESESPQKQEYIIKQKVQENPLKKPKLVILSRDKSRAITNENSMVKMAEEIDFEVEVLKPDRTTELAKIYRSLNASDVMIGVHGAAMTHFLFLRPGSVFIQVVPLGTTWAAETYYGEPARKLGLKYIGYEIQIRESSLYEKYDKNDPVLRDPESITKKGWEFTKKIYLDSQNVVLDLRRFRKRLQHAYEYIVSKSNHSTE, from the exons ATGGTTCACTACCACAGGTACCATCAACCCAGAAAAGCTTCAGACCCCATTATCACAAAAGATGAAGAATCACAACAGAACCTTGTCATGGATTGTTCAACCTCTTCTTACTACAAGAGAACAAGGCCCAAGTTGCTctctttcctcttcctcatcactttCCTCTCTTGCTGCTATGTCCTTGCACCActcttccttcccccttctttcACCTTCTCTCTCCTCT ACTCTCCTGCAACTGAAAATGATGCTCTTGTTGTAAATGATTCTATGTGTTCTTCAGTTTCAAGTG GAACTATATGCTGTGATAGAACTGGTTATAGGTCTGATATATGTTTGATGAAAGGAGACATTAGAACACACTCCCCTTCCTCTTCAATCTTCCTCTACAACTCAGGAATCATCAACAATGTTTCAAGGAATGTTGGAGCTGAAAAAGGCAAAGGGGATCAGATACTTCAGCACGAAAGGATTAGGCCTTATACTCGAAAATGGGAGAAGAGTGTAATGGAGACCATTGATGAGCTAAACCTCATCTCAAAGAGAGTGAATTTTGGTAATTCAGGCCATGGTTGTGATGTCAAACATGATGTCCCGGCCGTCTTCTTCTCGAATGGGGGCTATACCGGCAATGTGTACCACGAATTCAACGATGGAATCATTCCTTTGTACATTACCTCCCAGCATTTCAACAAGAAGGTTGTGTTTGTGATCCTTGAATATCACAATTGGTGGATCACCAAGTATGGAGACATTCTTTCTCACCTTTCGGATTATCCGGCCATCGATTTTAGAGGAGACAACAGGACTCATTGCTTCCCTGAAGCCATTGTTGGCCTTAGAATCCATGATGAGCTCACGGTTGATTTGGCTTTGATGCAAAGGAACAAGAGCATTGTTGACTTTAGAAACCTTCTTGATAAGGCCTATTGGCCGCGGATTCATGGATTGATTCAAGATGAAGAAAGGGAAGCACAAGAAAAGTTAAGAAAACAATTGTCTTCATCCCCATCATCAGAATCGGAACCAGAATCAGAATCTCCACAGAAACAAGAGTACATAATTAAGCAAAAAGTACAAGAGAATCCATTGAAGAAACCCAAGTTGGTTATTCTCTCTAGAGACAAATCAAGAGCCATAACAAATGAAAATTCTATGGTTAAAATGGCTGAGGAAATCGACTTTGAAGTCGAAGTCTTGAAGCCAGACAGAACAACAGAATTGGCCAAGATTTATAGGTCACTGAATGCAAGTGATGTGATGATCGGCGTCCACGGCGCAGCAATGACACATTTCTTGTTCTTGAGGCCTGGCTCagtgttcattcaagttgttccTCTTGGCACAACTTGGGCTGCAGAAACATATTATGGTGAACCTGCAAGAAAACTTGGTTTGAAGTACATTGGCTATGAAATTCAGATTAGAGAGAGCTCTTTGTATGAGAAGTATGATAAGAATGATCCTGTTCTAAGGGACCCCGAAAGCATCACAAAGAAAGGTTGGGAATTCACAAAGAAGATTTATCTTGATAGCCAAAATGTTGTGTTGGACCTCAGAAGATTCAGAAAAAGGTTGCAGCATGCTTATGAGTACATAGTCTCCAAATCAAATCACAGCACAgagtaa